The Trichoderma breve strain T069 chromosome 2, whole genome shotgun sequence DNA segment AACGCACTCACCGCCATCCGGTTGTCGACATATCCCGTATCAATATCAAGGCTGGTCGTATCTAAAACGTGAACCGGTCCGCGAGAAGTGTAACATCATTAGTCTTCGTACAAGTATTGGCCCATGTTGCCATTATAACAATCCGAATTATTGCAGAATATGGGACACGTGAAGTGAAAATTAGTTCTTCAGGGTTGCGTGTCGAGTTTACGCATTGCCGCCCTTTTCTTCAGTGTCGATATGCCAAACAACGTAATTGGGGAGACCATAGACTTCATAGCCAGCACGCTTGGCCATTTTGGCGAATCCTTCAGTTTCGGCTTGGTTCTCGAAAGCGTAGCAGGGAAAGTTGATGCCTAGAGAGAAACAATTTTGTTAGCTGTTGCCTGCTTCATCAGCAGGGTAGTATTTATGGGCATACCGGAGCGGTGCACGTCTGCCTTGACAAGAATGTTGACACCACCAATACCGTCGAGCTCCAGCTCTACATCTTTATTCTCGCGCCAGTCGCCCATTCTCGCCATGTAGGTTCTGCCAGTGTCATATTGCTTATAGCCTGCCGTTCTGGTAAGCGCTATTCAATCAAACGTCTTGTGAGGGGCTACGTACCTTCGGCGAGAACGACATCCTTGTCTAGGCTATTCGCCAGCTTGCGGCCCTGATCAGTCTCGACCCAAGAGTTATAATCGACTATTTGTTCGGTAAGCGACCGCACTTGCATATGTTCTGTCCACGGTTGGATATCACTTACATCGGCCCTCAATATCCACACCGTCGCGGTAGCGGTGGAACCAAATGTCTTGGCATCGGAGATTAGCAACAGTCTTTCGTCGTTCATCAGATCTTATTCCTTACTTGGAACCAGAATATCTCGGTCGTGAGCAATAAAGTCCTCCAAAATTCCTGTAGGGCTGTCCACAATGTCTACATCACGCCAGTAAACCCAAGAGTGTTCGGGTTTCAGAGCAGTATAGAGAAGGTAGTTCCTAGCCCTGCCCATGGCCTTCCGTCGGGGACCTTGAGCCTCAAATGAGTGTCTCTCTTCAACGTTTTGGCTAAGCTTGAAATGAAAATCTTTCTCAATGACCGTTGCGCTGTTGAAGGGAATCTGATCGGGTCGCTTCTGGATGCGGTCGAGTTCGGAAGCAAGAACGGCGAGGGTGTCGTCTGTAGAATCTGACACAAGGAACGCCAGGTCAATTAGCCGATGGGGATATGTCAGTTCCGCGAGGAGCTCGAAATATTTTGACAGATAGGGCGCGGCATCTTTCAACGGCGTCAAGATGAGTatcctctcttccttggcgatGGCCTGCTTGGTCGAGTTGACGGGGTTGAGGTCGACGTGCTCAATTGTGCTCGAATTGACTTCGATAGGGGCATGGTGGTTGAAGATGACCGGTGTCTGCAAATGCCCATTCCATCTGTTGTGCTCATTCGGTGACATTTCCATGGGTGGCTTAGCCGGACCCCAGCAATAGAAGCTATGTGGCATCATGGATGGTCAGTTCCATGCGCGTAAGGAGCGAAAACCAGTATGCGGCTGCTTACCTCTGCATCTCCGACGCCGAGCTAGACACGCCACGCCATAGCAGCAGGATGATTCCTGTAACTCCCACCAGCAGTATAAATCGTGTCCGCGTCACGGCATTCCACAATGCCCTGGTCGGAGGGATCTGCGCCCTCGCCGATTTCCAGCTCAATCCACCCTTGGGGAGCAACATGATGATATGTCAAGGCGCGCCTCGGTTTCCAGAAGTTACCGTTGCAATTGGCGCCTAGGAAACGAGACTTGTCGAATGTCGCTCAAGCGATGGCAGCGTTTCGGGGATGACACGGAAGGATTCGAGACGGTAGACGGGCTTACGGAACACGggccaagaaaaggaagaagaagactttgaAACGAGAGTGGAGGCGGCACTTGGATCAGGCCAACGATAACAGAACAGCAAGACACAGAGCCGACGTGGTAATGAGAGGCTGCCGGACAAAATGGCGTCCAACGAAGGAGGGAAGGGGGAGCAGTCGAG contains these protein-coding regions:
- a CDS encoding anp1 domain-containing protein; translated protein: MLLPKGGLSWKSARAQIPPTRALWNAVTRTRFILLVGVTGIILLLWRGVSSSASEMQSFYCWGPAKPPMEMSPNEHNRWNGHLQTPVIFNHHAPIEVNSSTIEHVDLNPVNSTKQAIAKEERILILTPLKDAAPYLSKYFELLAELTYPHRLIDLAFLVSDSTDDTLAVLASELDRIQKRPDQIPFNSATVIEKDFHFKLSQNVEERHSFEAQGPRRKAMGRARNYLLYTALKPEHSWVYWRDVDIVDSPTGILEDFIAHDRDILVPNIWFHRYRDGVDIEGRFDYNSWVETDQGRKLANSLDKDVVLAEGYKQYDTGRTYMARMGDWRENKDVELELDGIGGVNILVKADVHRSGINFPCYAFENQAETEGFAKMAKRAGYEVYGLPNYVVWHIDTEEKGGNA